The Streptomyces laurentii genome contains a region encoding:
- a CDS encoding oxidoreductase (2-oxoacid:acceptor oxidoreductase, alpha subunit; TIGR03710;~PYR/PP interface [polypeptide binding];~Pyrimidine (PYR) binding domain of pyruvate ferredoxin oxidoreductase (PFOR), indolepyruvate ferredoxin oxidoreductase alpha subunit (IOR-alpha), and related proteins; cd07034;~Pyruvate ferredoxin/flavodoxin oxidoreductase; cl00546;~TPP binding site [chemical binding];~dimer interface [polypeptide binding];~identified by MetaGeneAnnotator; putative;~oxidoreductase [Streptomyces sp. C];~substrate binding site [chemical binding]), which translates to MKETRRLERVVIRFAGDSGDGMQLTGDRFTSETASFGNDLSTLPNFPAEIRAPAGTLPGVSSFQLHFADHDILTPGDAPDVLVAMNPAALKANVGDLPQGAEVIVNTDEFTKRALQKVGYAGSPLDDGSLSGYRLHPVPLTTLTVEALKDFDLSRKDAERSKNMFALGLLSWMYHRPTEGTESFLRTKFAKKPRIAEANLAAFRAGWNFGETTEDFAVSYEVAPATSAFPTGTYRNISGNLALSYGLIAASRQADLPLYLGSYPITPASDILHELSKHKNFGVRTFQAEDEIAGIGAALGASFGGSLAVTTTSGPGVALKSETIGLAVSLELPLLIVDIQRGGPSTGLPTKTEQADLLQAMFGRNGEAPVPIVAPKTPADCFDAALDAARIALTYRTPVMLLSDGYLANGSEPWRVPEVDELPNLTVQFAQGPNHTLADGTEVYWPYKRDPETLARPWAIPGTPGLEHRIGGIEKQDGTGNISYDPANHEFMVRTRQAKIDGITVPDLEVDDPDGARVLVLGWGSTYGPITAAVRRLRAAGEPIAQAHLRHLNPFPKNLGEVLKRYDKVVVPEMNLGQLSLLLRARHLVDVRPVTQVNGMPFKAEHLAGVLEEALHGH; encoded by the coding sequence GTGAAGGAAACACGCCGCCTGGAACGCGTGGTCATCCGCTTCGCGGGTGACTCCGGCGACGGCATGCAGCTCACCGGTGACCGGTTCACCTCGGAGACGGCGTCCTTCGGGAACGACCTCTCCACGCTGCCGAACTTCCCGGCCGAGATCCGGGCGCCCGCCGGCACGCTGCCGGGCGTCTCGTCGTTCCAGCTGCACTTCGCCGACCACGACATCCTGACCCCGGGCGACGCCCCGGACGTGCTGGTCGCGATGAACCCGGCCGCCCTCAAGGCCAACGTCGGCGATCTGCCTCAGGGTGCCGAAGTCATCGTGAACACCGACGAGTTCACGAAGCGGGCCCTGCAGAAGGTCGGCTACGCCGGCTCGCCACTGGACGACGGCTCCCTGTCCGGCTACCGCCTGCACCCGGTGCCGCTGACCACGCTGACGGTCGAGGCGCTGAAGGACTTCGACCTGTCCCGCAAGGACGCCGAACGCAGCAAGAACATGTTCGCGCTGGGGCTGCTCTCCTGGATGTACCACCGCCCGACGGAAGGGACCGAGTCCTTCCTCCGCACCAAGTTCGCGAAGAAGCCGCGGATCGCGGAGGCCAACCTCGCGGCGTTCAGGGCGGGTTGGAACTTCGGTGAGACGACGGAGGACTTCGCGGTCTCGTACGAGGTCGCCCCGGCCACGTCCGCGTTCCCGACGGGCACGTACCGGAACATCTCCGGGAACCTGGCCCTGTCCTACGGCCTGATCGCGGCGTCCCGGCAGGCGGATCTGCCGCTGTACCTGGGTTCGTATCCGATCACGCCGGCCTCGGACATCCTGCACGAGCTGAGCAAGCACAAGAACTTCGGCGTCCGCACCTTCCAGGCGGAGGACGAGATCGCCGGCATCGGCGCCGCACTGGGCGCGTCCTTCGGTGGCTCGCTCGCCGTCACCACCACCTCCGGGCCGGGTGTGGCGCTTAAGTCGGAGACGATCGGTCTGGCCGTGTCGCTCGAACTGCCGCTGCTCATCGTGGACATCCAGCGCGGCGGCCCGTCGACCGGGCTGCCCACCAAGACGGAACAGGCGGACCTGCTCCAGGCGATGTTCGGGCGCAACGGCGAGGCCCCGGTGCCGATCGTCGCGCCGAAGACGCCCGCCGACTGTTTCGACGCGGCGCTCGACGCGGCCCGGATCGCCCTCACGTACCGCACTCCCGTCATGCTCCTCTCGGACGGCTACCTCGCCAACGGCTCCGAGCCCTGGCGTGTCCCCGAGGTGGACGAACTCCCGAACCTGACGGTCCAGTTCGCGCAGGGCCCGAACCACACCCTCGCCGACGGGACCGAGGTGTACTGGCCGTACAAGCGCGACCCGGAGACGCTGGCGCGCCCGTGGGCGATCCCCGGGACGCCCGGTCTGGAGCACCGGATCGGCGGCATCGAGAAGCAGGACGGCACGGGCAACATCTCGTACGACCCGGCCAACCACGAGTTCATGGTCCGCACCCGCCAGGCGAAGATCGACGGCATCACCGTCCCCGACCTGGAGGTCGACGACCCGGACGGAGCCCGCGTCCTCGTCCTGGGCTGGGGCTCCACCTACGGCCCGATCACCGCCGCCGTACGCCGTCTGCGCGCGGCGGGCGAGCCGATCGCCCAGGCCCATCTGCGCCACCTCAACCCCTTCCCGAAGAACCTCGGCGAGGTCCTGAAGCGGTACGACAAGGTCGTCGTGCCCGAGATGAACCTCGGCCAGCTGTCCCTGCTGCTGCGCGCCCGCCATCTGGTCGACGTCCGGCCGGTCACCCAGGTCAACGGCATGCCGTTCAAGGCCGAGCACCTCGCCGGCGTACTGGAGGAAGCCCTTCATGGTCACTGA
- a CDS encoding hypothetical protein (Helix-turn-helix domains; cl00088;~Transcriptional regulator [Transcription]; COG1309;~identified by MetaGeneAnnotator; putative;~transcriptional regulator [Streptomyces sp. Mg1]), translating into MAIARTPRGTWIEEGLRALSAGGPEAVRIEPLAQALRVSKGGFYGYFRNRAALLDEMLDTWERGVAEEVIQRVEAGGGDARARLTRLFTIAGAAEGPVTATATELAIRDWARRDEAVAERLRRVDNRRMDYMRALFRSFCPDEDEVEVRCLLAFSLRIGSHFVAADHGTRSREEVLELTRRRLVG; encoded by the coding sequence ATGGCCATCGCCCGCACACCGCGCGGCACGTGGATCGAGGAAGGTCTGCGGGCGCTCTCCGCGGGCGGCCCGGAGGCCGTCCGCATCGAGCCGCTGGCGCAGGCGCTCCGTGTCAGCAAGGGCGGCTTCTACGGATACTTCCGCAACCGGGCCGCGCTGCTCGACGAGATGCTCGACACCTGGGAGCGCGGGGTCGCCGAGGAGGTGATCCAGCGGGTCGAGGCCGGCGGAGGCGACGCCAGGGCCAGGCTGACCCGCCTGTTCACGATCGCCGGGGCCGCCGAGGGGCCGGTCACCGCCACCGCCACCGAGCTCGCCATCCGCGACTGGGCCCGGCGCGACGAGGCCGTCGCCGAGCGCCTCCGACGCGTCGACAACCGGCGGATGGACTACATGCGCGCGCTGTTCCGGTCCTTCTGCCCCGACGAGGACGAGGTCGAGGTCCGCTGCCTGCTCGCCTTCTCGCTCCGCATCGGCAGCCACTTCGTCGCCGCCGACCACGGCACCCGCAGCCGCGAGGAGGTCCTGGAACTGACCCGGCGCCGACTCGTCGGCTGA
- a CDS encoding hypothetical protein (identified by MetaGeneAnnotator; putative;~sequence version:1) produces the protein MKVGMVAHHYPHPSHREEFVARVRRVAEVFRQAPGCLAADCWLSADGEAVVSTVQWESEEARDASLVSLGAAGVDVEFDEREVRPREIVPLVAC, from the coding sequence ATGAAGGTCGGCATGGTCGCGCACCACTACCCGCACCCCTCCCACCGCGAGGAGTTCGTCGCCCGGGTCCGGCGGGTCGCCGAGGTGTTCCGGCAGGCGCCGGGCTGCCTGGCGGCCGACTGCTGGCTCTCCGCCGACGGCGAGGCCGTGGTGTCCACCGTCCAGTGGGAGTCGGAGGAGGCCCGCGACGCCTCGCTCGTCTCCCTCGGGGCGGCCGGGGTGGACGTGGAATTCGACGAGCGCGAGGTACGTCCCCGCGAGATCGTCCCGCTCGTCGCCTGCTAG
- a CDS encoding oxidoreductase (2-oxoglutarate ferredoxin oxidoreductase subunit beta; Reviewed;~TPP-binding site [chemical binding];~Thiamine pyrophosphate (TPP family), 2-oxoglutarate ferredoxin oxidoreductase (OGFOR) subfamily, TPP-binding module; OGFOR catalyzes the oxidative decarboxylation of 2-oxo-acids, with ferredoxin acting as an electron acceptor. In the TCA cycle, OGFOR...; cd03375;~identified by MetaGeneAnnotator; putative;~oxidoreductase [Streptomyces griseoflavus Tu4000]) — translation MVTELPLRPKDFKSDQEVRWCPGCGDYAVLAAVQGFMPSLGLAKENIVFVSGIGCSSRFPYYMNTYGMHSIHGRAPAIATGLATSRRDLSVWVVTGDGDALSIGGNHLIHALRRNVNLKILLFNNRIYGLTKGQYSPTSEVGKITKSTPMGSLDAPFNPVSLALGAEASFVARTVDSDRKHLTEVLRQAADHPGTALVEIYQNCNIFNDGAFDALKDGRRAQEAVIPLEHGRPIRFGADLDKGVVRDPATGDLEVITVTPSNEHRVLVHDAHTPSPTTAFALSRLADPNTLHHTPIGVFRSTDRPVYDTEMAAQLDKAVEQQGKADLTALLTGADTWTVAG, via the coding sequence ATGGTCACTGAACTCCCGCTCCGGCCGAAGGACTTCAAGTCCGACCAGGAGGTGCGCTGGTGCCCGGGCTGCGGCGACTACGCCGTGCTCGCCGCCGTGCAGGGCTTCATGCCGTCGCTGGGGCTGGCGAAGGAGAACATCGTCTTCGTCTCGGGCATCGGCTGCTCGTCCCGCTTCCCGTACTACATGAACACGTACGGGATGCACTCCATCCACGGGCGGGCGCCGGCCATCGCGACCGGTCTGGCGACATCGCGCCGCGACCTGTCCGTGTGGGTCGTCACGGGCGACGGCGACGCGCTGTCCATCGGCGGCAACCACCTGATCCACGCGCTGCGCCGCAACGTCAACCTCAAGATCCTCCTCTTCAACAACCGGATCTACGGCCTCACGAAAGGCCAGTACTCACCCACCTCCGAGGTCGGCAAGATCACCAAGTCGACCCCGATGGGCTCCCTGGACGCCCCCTTCAACCCGGTGTCGCTGGCGCTCGGCGCCGAGGCCTCGTTCGTCGCCCGGACCGTGGACTCCGACCGCAAGCACCTCACCGAGGTCCTGCGCCAGGCCGCCGACCACCCGGGCACGGCACTGGTGGAGATCTACCAGAACTGCAACATCTTCAACGACGGCGCCTTCGACGCCCTGAAGGACGGGCGGCGGGCCCAGGAAGCCGTCATCCCCCTCGAACACGGCCGTCCGATCCGCTTCGGCGCCGACCTCGACAAGGGCGTGGTCCGCGACCCGGCCACCGGCGACCTGGAGGTGATCACCGTGACCCCTTCGAACGAGCACCGCGTCCTCGTGCACGACGCCCACACCCCGTCCCCGACGACCGCGTTCGCCCTCTCCCGCCTCGCCGACCCGAACACCCTCCACCACACCCCGATCGGCGTCTTCCGCTCCACCGACCGCCCGGTCTACGACACCGAGATGGCGGCCCAGCTCGACAAGGCGGTCGAGCAGCAGGGCAAAGCCGACCTCACCGCCCTCCTCACGGGCGCCGACACCTGGACCGTCGCCGGCTGA
- a CDS encoding hypothetical protein (identified by MetaGeneAnnotator; putative;~sequence version:1): protein MRDVVHKTVRGIYSTLLAAGWVWLGISTIGPPVLMGTPTRRLDEPPAGHPERLCPHIPLSSTELALQRQLAAPIKERE, encoded by the coding sequence ATGAGAGACGTGGTTCACAAGACCGTCCGCGGGATCTACTCCACGCTGCTCGCGGCCGGGTGGGTCTGGCTCGGCATCTCCACGATCGGGCCGCCTGTGCTCATGGGCACCCCGACGCGGCGGCTCGACGAACCGCCCGCCGGCCATCCGGAGCGGCTCTGCCCGCACATCCCCCTGTCCAGTACCGAACTCGCGCTGCAGCGACAGCTCGCGGCACCGATCAAGGAGCGGGAGTGA